In a genomic window of Streptomyces noursei ATCC 11455:
- a CDS encoding NAD(P)H-binding protein — protein sequence MILITGGRGAVATHLISLLHRDGRPVRLGSAHPDSLNPPAGIPTVRLDLTDPSTFPTALTGITSVFLYANPDHITDFIDHAHQAGVTHVVLLSSSSVLIPDPDSDPLAKSHLDVEQALLASPITTTILRPGSFAANAGAWAWPVKAGRPVSLPFPGAHNDPIHEKDVAEAAHAALTEPRHRGGRFVLTGPESMTFAQQIDQLSTVTGRPIAINRVTREEWKRETADHIPAVYADALLNWWESNDGKPLAVTGTVEELTGHPARSFTTWATDHTADFTTS from the coding sequence ATGATTCTGATCACCGGAGGCCGCGGCGCGGTCGCCACCCACCTGATCAGCCTGCTCCACCGCGACGGCCGGCCCGTCCGGCTCGGCTCCGCCCACCCCGACTCCCTCAACCCGCCCGCGGGCATCCCCACCGTCCGCCTCGACCTGACCGACCCGTCGACCTTCCCCACCGCCCTGACCGGCATCACCAGCGTCTTCCTCTACGCCAACCCCGACCACATCACCGACTTCATCGACCACGCCCACCAGGCCGGAGTCACCCATGTCGTGCTGCTGTCCTCCTCCAGCGTGCTGATCCCCGACCCGGACAGCGACCCGCTCGCCAAGTCCCACCTCGACGTGGAACAGGCCCTGCTCGCCTCGCCGATCACCACCACCATCCTGCGGCCCGGCTCTTTCGCCGCCAACGCCGGTGCCTGGGCCTGGCCGGTCAAGGCCGGACGCCCCGTCAGCCTGCCCTTCCCCGGCGCCCACAACGACCCCATCCACGAGAAGGACGTCGCGGAAGCCGCCCACGCCGCCCTCACCGAACCCCGCCACCGCGGCGGTCGGTTCGTCCTCACCGGCCCCGAGTCGATGACCTTCGCCCAGCAGATCGACCAGCTCAGCACCGTCACCGGCCGGCCCATTGCGATCAACCGCGTCACCCGTGAGGAATGGAAGCGGGAGACGGCCGACCACATCCCCGCCGTCTACGCCGACGCCCTGCTGAACTGGTGGGAGTCGAACGACGGCAAGCCCCTCGCCGTCACCGGGACCGTCGAGGAACTCACCGGCCACCCCGCCCGTTCCTTCACCACCTGGGCCACCGACCACACCGCCGACTTCACCACCTCCTGA
- a CDS encoding helix-turn-helix transcriptional regulator yields MARQELARFLRDRRSALRPHECGLPTNAPRRTAGLRREEVAELAHMSVDYYARLEQARGPRPSPRILDALAQALRLTPAERSHLFRLAGTSAPPPATGAVRRVRPHVARMLERLPETGAIVTDATCGVVAWNPLAHALLGGDLGRGTTNLARRRFLAEGRMPESSSAEEFGHIVVARLRRAADRYPHDPQLAALLAELRAGSEEFGQLWETRPVHAPGHRTKILDHPTAGSLRLNCDVLLVPEDDQEVVLITADPGSPSARTLRRLAAAV; encoded by the coding sequence ATGGCACGGCAGGAACTGGCCCGCTTCCTGCGGGACCGCCGCTCGGCCCTGCGTCCGCACGAGTGCGGCCTGCCCACGAACGCCCCGCGCCGCACCGCGGGACTGCGCCGCGAAGAGGTGGCGGAGCTGGCCCACATGTCCGTCGACTACTACGCCCGCCTCGAACAGGCCCGCGGCCCCCGCCCGTCACCCCGCATCCTGGACGCGCTGGCCCAGGCCCTCCGTCTGACGCCGGCCGAACGCAGCCATCTGTTCCGTCTGGCCGGAACGAGCGCGCCGCCGCCCGCCACCGGCGCCGTACGACGCGTACGCCCGCACGTGGCCCGGATGTTGGAGCGTCTGCCGGAGACCGGCGCGATCGTCACCGACGCGACGTGCGGCGTCGTCGCCTGGAACCCGCTGGCTCATGCCTTGCTGGGCGGCGACCTCGGACGGGGAACGACGAACCTGGCCCGGCGCCGGTTCCTCGCGGAAGGGCGGATGCCCGAGAGCTCCAGCGCCGAGGAGTTCGGGCACATCGTGGTGGCACGGCTGCGCCGGGCCGCCGACCGCTATCCGCACGACCCGCAGCTCGCCGCCCTGCTGGCCGAACTGCGCGCCGGCAGCGAGGAGTTCGGCCAACTCTGGGAGACCCGCCCGGTGCACGCCCCCGGTCACCGCACCAAGATCCTCGACCACCCGACGGCGGGCAGCCTTCGGTTGAACTGCGACGTACTCCTCGTCCCCGAGGACGATCAGGAGGTCGTCCTGATCACGGCCGACCCCGGATCCCCCTCGGCCAGAACCCTGCGCAGGCTGGCCGCGGCGGTCTGA
- a CDS encoding SDR family oxidoreductase, which translates to MNERTALVTGANKGIGQHIARLLAAEGFRVYVGSRDAGRGRRAAEEIGGAARPLVLDVTDPDSIAAAADQVDRLDVLVNNAGISPSLAPPTETGTDELRRTYETNVFGVVAVTNAFLPHLRRSPHPRIVNVSSGTGSLTWSTNPNPQFSGGRGGAAAYRSSKAALNALTVLYAQTLAEEGVKVNALAPGLRATDLNPRAAAAGGDPAEAAAGAVRLALLPDDGPTGAFFSWDGTPVPW; encoded by the coding sequence ATGAACGAGCGCACAGCACTGGTCACCGGTGCCAACAAGGGCATCGGCCAACATATCGCCCGCCTGCTCGCCGCGGAGGGTTTCCGCGTGTACGTGGGCTCCCGCGACGCCGGGCGCGGGCGGCGGGCCGCCGAGGAGATCGGCGGCGCCGCACGTCCGCTGGTCCTCGATGTGACGGACCCGGACAGCATCGCCGCAGCCGCGGACCAGGTGGACCGGCTCGACGTGCTGGTCAACAACGCGGGCATCTCGCCCTCGCTCGCCCCGCCGACCGAGACCGGTACGGACGAACTCCGGCGCACGTACGAGACCAACGTGTTCGGGGTCGTCGCGGTCACCAACGCCTTTCTGCCCCACCTGCGACGCTCCCCGCATCCCCGGATCGTCAACGTCTCCAGCGGAACCGGATCACTGACCTGGAGCACGAACCCGAACCCCCAGTTCTCCGGCGGCCGCGGCGGCGCGGCCGCGTACCGGTCGTCGAAGGCCGCCCTCAACGCCCTCACCGTCCTGTACGCCCAGACGCTGGCCGAGGAGGGTGTCAAGGTCAACGCGCTCGCCCCCGGTTTGCGGGCCACCGACCTCAACCCGCGGGCGGCCGCGGCGGGCGGGGACCCGGCGGAGGCCGCGGCGGGAGCCGTCCGGCTGGCACTCCTGCCGGACGACGGGCCGACCGGCGCGTTCTTCTCCTGGGACGGAACGCCCGTGCCGTGGTGA
- a CDS encoding polyprenyl synthetase family protein → MTAVLPVRSSPTPPDLDGLRHDVDTVLRQFLQEKTAAAAARNLPDQAARTLEEFLSAGGKRLRPVLCALGWQAATATPLPKPVVRVAAGLEMFHAFCLIHDDIIDDSATRRGAPTVHRALAAHHAAHRPGPLAERLGASCALLIGDLALTWADELVHTAGLTHSQLIMLQPVLNAMRTEVIYGQYLDVTATGCPTPDLERALAIIRYKTAKYTCERPLHIGAVLGGAPARLLRELTDYAVPLGEAFQLRDDLLGVFGNPRVTGKSHVEDLREGKHTMLVALALRDASPAHATVLRRLIGNPHVTEADATQIRNILTVTGARTHVENMIDQRRERALRVLGSARTIRPAVRNSLRRLAETTTKRTA, encoded by the coding sequence GTGACCGCCGTCCTCCCCGTCCGCTCCTCCCCCACACCGCCGGACCTCGACGGCCTGCGCCACGACGTCGACACCGTGCTCCGCCAGTTCCTGCAGGAGAAGACCGCCGCTGCCGCAGCTCGCAATCTCCCCGATCAGGCGGCCCGCACACTGGAGGAATTCCTGTCCGCCGGGGGGAAACGCCTACGCCCCGTGCTGTGCGCGCTCGGCTGGCAGGCGGCCACCGCGACGCCGCTACCGAAGCCGGTGGTGAGGGTGGCGGCCGGTCTGGAAATGTTCCACGCCTTCTGCCTCATCCACGACGACATCATCGACGACAGCGCCACCCGCCGCGGCGCGCCGACCGTTCACCGCGCCCTGGCTGCCCACCATGCGGCACACCGCCCTGGCCCGCTCGCCGAGCGCCTGGGGGCCTCCTGCGCACTCCTCATCGGCGATCTCGCCCTGACCTGGGCCGATGAACTGGTGCACACAGCTGGACTGACGCACAGTCAACTCATCATGCTACAGCCAGTATTGAACGCCATGCGCACCGAGGTGATCTACGGCCAGTACCTGGACGTCACCGCCACCGGATGCCCCACTCCCGACCTGGAACGCGCCCTGGCCATCATCCGCTACAAGACCGCCAAGTACACCTGCGAACGCCCCCTCCACATCGGTGCCGTCCTCGGCGGCGCCCCGGCACGGCTCCTGCGTGAACTGACCGACTACGCCGTGCCCTTGGGTGAAGCCTTCCAACTGCGCGACGACCTGCTGGGGGTCTTCGGCAACCCGAGGGTGACGGGCAAGTCCCACGTCGAGGACCTGCGCGAGGGCAAGCACACCATGCTCGTCGCCCTCGCCCTGCGCGACGCGTCACCGGCCCATGCCACCGTCCTCCGCCGTCTGATCGGCAACCCCCACGTCACCGAGGCGGACGCCACCCAGATCCGCAACATCCTCACCGTCACCGGCGCCCGCACCCACGTCGAGAACATGATCGACCAACGGCGTGAACGCGCCCTCCGTGTCCTCGGCTCCGCGCGCACGATTCGCCCAGCGGTCCGAAACTCCCTGCGGCGACTGGCGGAGACCACGACGAAGCGGACCGCATGA
- the ispG gene encoding flavodoxin-dependent (E)-4-hydroxy-3-methylbut-2-enyl-diphosphate synthase: MTTFDHGPAAPPSSQVPVRRRSRQIHVGTVPVGGGAPVSVQTMTTTNTADVDATLRQIAAVTAAGCDIVRVAVPTQDAAAALPAIVAKSPIPVIADIHFQPRYVFAALDAGCAAVRVNPGNIKRFDGRIAEIALAASAAGVPIRIGVNAGSLDARLLAKHGAATPEALVESALWECSLFEDHGFQDLKIAVKHHDPLTVIAANRLLASRCDYPLHLGVTEAGPTLQGAVKSAVAFGILLSEGIGDTLRVSLSADPVEQVTAGCHILASLGLRPRRLEIVSCPGCGRLQVDIHKLAARVAAAFDGFPQPLRIAVMGCVVNGPGESREADLGVSCGNGKGQIYRHGQVIRTVPESRIVDALLDEALTLISGEAPTPKSTAEPTRKPHPDTAEAGDHP, from the coding sequence ATGACCACCTTCGATCACGGCCCGGCCGCCCCGCCCTCGTCGCAGGTTCCGGTGCGCCGCCGCTCCCGGCAGATCCACGTCGGGACCGTACCCGTCGGCGGCGGCGCACCGGTCAGCGTGCAGACCATGACCACCACCAACACGGCCGACGTGGACGCCACGTTGCGGCAGATCGCCGCGGTCACCGCGGCCGGCTGCGACATCGTGCGGGTCGCCGTCCCCACGCAGGACGCCGCCGCGGCACTGCCCGCGATCGTGGCGAAGTCGCCGATCCCGGTGATCGCCGACATCCACTTCCAGCCCCGCTACGTCTTCGCCGCCCTCGATGCCGGCTGCGCGGCGGTGCGCGTCAACCCGGGCAACATCAAACGCTTCGACGGACGGATTGCCGAGATCGCGCTGGCGGCCTCGGCGGCCGGGGTGCCGATCCGCATCGGTGTCAACGCCGGTTCCCTGGATGCCCGTCTGCTCGCCAAGCACGGCGCCGCGACGCCGGAGGCACTGGTGGAGTCCGCGCTGTGGGAGTGCTCGCTGTTCGAGGACCACGGATTCCAGGATCTGAAGATCGCGGTCAAGCACCACGACCCGCTCACGGTGATCGCCGCGAACCGGCTCCTCGCGAGCCGCTGCGACTACCCGCTGCACTTGGGGGTGACCGAGGCCGGTCCCACCTTGCAGGGCGCCGTCAAGTCAGCCGTCGCGTTCGGAATCCTGCTGTCCGAGGGCATCGGGGACACCCTGCGCGTCTCGCTGTCGGCCGACCCGGTCGAGCAGGTCACGGCGGGCTGCCACATCCTGGCCTCCCTGGGCCTGCGCCCCCGCAGACTGGAGATCGTCTCCTGCCCCGGCTGCGGCAGGTTGCAGGTCGACATCCACAAGCTCGCCGCCCGGGTGGCAGCCGCATTCGACGGCTTTCCGCAACCTCTGCGCATCGCCGTGATGGGCTGCGTCGTCAACGGCCCGGGCGAATCACGCGAAGCCGACCTCGGCGTCTCCTGCGGCAACGGCAAAGGCCAGATCTACCGCCATGGCCAAGTCATCAGGACCGTACCGGAGAGCCGCATCGTCGACGCCCTCCTCGACGAAGCACTCACCCTGATCAGCGGCGAAGCCCCGACCCCGAAAAGCACAGCCGAGCCGACGAGGAAGCCCCACCCCGACACCGCCGAGGCGGGTGACCACCCGTGA
- a CDS encoding transketolase C-terminal domain-containing protein → MIAVLNDNGRSYAPTVGALAEHLGALRHGGGAGACRNFFTDLGFVYFGPVDGHDTGEVEVVLRRARAMNRPVVVHVVTVKGKGHRPSETDTVDCLRTVDAADPPTARGGTRSASRSWTSVFGQALAELAAAHPEVVAVSAAMPHPTGLGPMRERFPQRVFDVGIAEQHAVTSAAGLAMGGLHPVVAIYATFANRAFDQVLLDVALHRLPVTFVLDRAGVTGPDGPSHHGMWDLSLLSTVPGLRLAAPREAAQLPALLAEAVAWDEGPTVVRVPKATAGPPIEAVASMDGVDILHRGKGRPLDVLLMPVGPLAQAAMEAAGILEREHGIGCTVADPRWVLPVNPVLPSLAARHQVVVSIEDGVRTGGVGAALSQQCQDHGITTPVHTLGLPRAFIPHGPRSQLLAQAGLDAPGVVQAVRTATANRPAHRLSSLQRHGGAG, encoded by the coding sequence GTGATCGCGGTGCTCAACGACAACGGCCGCTCCTACGCGCCCACAGTCGGCGCCCTGGCCGAGCACCTGGGCGCCCTCCGGCACGGGGGCGGAGCGGGGGCGTGCCGGAATTTCTTCACCGACCTGGGCTTCGTCTACTTCGGCCCCGTCGACGGGCACGACACAGGTGAGGTGGAGGTCGTGCTGCGCCGGGCGCGGGCGATGAACCGGCCGGTCGTGGTGCATGTGGTGACCGTCAAGGGCAAGGGACACCGGCCCAGCGAGACGGACACGGTGGACTGCCTGCGCACCGTCGACGCGGCCGACCCGCCCACCGCACGCGGCGGCACCAGGAGTGCGTCACGCTCCTGGACAAGCGTGTTCGGGCAGGCCCTGGCCGAGCTGGCCGCCGCGCATCCGGAGGTGGTGGCGGTGAGTGCGGCGATGCCGCACCCAACCGGTCTCGGGCCGATGCGGGAACGCTTCCCCCAACGGGTCTTCGACGTCGGTATCGCCGAACAGCACGCGGTGACGTCCGCGGCCGGTCTGGCGATGGGCGGCCTGCACCCGGTCGTCGCGATCTACGCGACGTTTGCGAACCGGGCGTTCGACCAGGTGCTCCTCGATGTCGCCCTGCACCGGCTGCCGGTCACGTTCGTGCTGGACAGGGCCGGGGTCACCGGCCCGGACGGTCCCTCGCATCACGGCATGTGGGACCTGAGCCTGCTGTCCACGGTCCCCGGCCTGCGCCTCGCCGCGCCTCGGGAGGCCGCCCAACTGCCCGCGCTCCTCGCCGAGGCGGTTGCCTGGGACGAGGGGCCGACTGTCGTACGCGTCCCCAAGGCCACCGCGGGCCCGCCCATCGAGGCCGTGGCGTCGATGGACGGCGTCGACATCCTGCACCGCGGCAAGGGCCGGCCGCTCGATGTGCTGCTGATGCCGGTCGGGCCTCTTGCGCAGGCGGCGATGGAGGCCGCGGGCATTCTGGAACGTGAGCACGGCATCGGGTGCACAGTCGCAGACCCCCGCTGGGTCCTGCCCGTCAACCCCGTCCTGCCGTCGCTGGCGGCCCGCCACCAGGTGGTGGTGAGCATCGAGGACGGCGTACGGACCGGCGGAGTCGGTGCGGCCCTGTCGCAACAGTGCCAGGACCACGGCATCACCACGCCCGTGCACACACTCGGTCTGCCGCGGGCCTTCATCCCGCACGGCCCCCGCTCCCAACTCCTCGCCCAGGCCGGTCTGGACGCCCCTGGCGTCGTACAGGCAGTCCGCACGGCAACCGCCAACCGGCCCGCGCACAGGCTTTCCTCCCTTCAGAGGCACGGAGGTGCTGGATGA
- a CDS encoding 1-deoxy-D-xylulose-5-phosphate synthase N-terminal domain-containing protein, with product MATTLSDSPLSLLERVAEPGVLRTLPADQLPLLADEIRQFLVERVCATGGHLGPNLGMVEFTLALHRVFDSPRDALVFDTGHQAYVHKVLTERQKNFDRLRQPGGLSGYPSRSESVHDLVANSHASTALSYADGLAKARQLAGGQDRAVVAIAGDGALTGGMAFEALNNLARHRTVR from the coding sequence ATGGCGACGACCCTATCGGACAGCCCTTTGTCGCTGTTGGAGCGAGTGGCCGAACCGGGCGTGCTGCGTACGCTTCCCGCCGACCAACTACCGCTGCTGGCAGACGAGATCCGGCAGTTCCTGGTGGAGCGGGTGTGTGCGACGGGCGGGCACCTGGGCCCGAATCTGGGAATGGTGGAGTTCACCCTGGCCCTGCACCGGGTCTTCGACTCCCCACGCGATGCGCTCGTCTTCGACACCGGCCATCAGGCTTACGTACACAAGGTGTTGACGGAACGTCAGAAGAATTTCGACAGGTTGCGTCAGCCGGGCGGGCTGTCCGGATACCCGTCGCGGTCGGAGTCGGTGCACGACCTGGTGGCGAACTCCCACGCCTCCACCGCCCTGTCATACGCCGACGGTCTGGCCAAGGCCCGCCAACTCGCCGGCGGGCAGGACCGGGCCGTTGTCGCGATCGCGGGAGACGGCGCGTTGACGGGCGGGATGGCGTTCGAGGCGCTCAACAACCTGGCACGGCACAGGACCGTCCGGTGA
- a CDS encoding RNA polymerase sigma-70 factor, translated as MNEASTVGNDATDPATGVFMAHRNLLFTVAYEMLGSAADAEDVLQETWLRWGTVDLGQVQDQRAYLVRITTRQALNRLRTMKRRKEAYVGPWLPEPLLTAPDVAENVELAESVSMAMMLVLETLSPTERAVFVLREVFDVGYDEIAAAVDKSPAAVRQIAHRARRHVDARRPRQAVSADKSQAAVQAFQRALETGELQGLLDVLAPEVVLVSDGGGVKKAALRPITGAEKVIRFIAGGSAKAEATLTGDATEVNGHPALVLRVNGEIDGVMAVRVEDGRIAGIYYVRNPEKLTRIASQTPLVVR; from the coding sequence ATGAACGAAGCCAGCACGGTCGGCAACGACGCCACCGACCCGGCGACCGGGGTGTTCATGGCCCATCGCAACCTGCTCTTCACCGTCGCGTACGAGATGCTCGGTTCGGCGGCCGATGCGGAGGACGTCCTCCAGGAGACCTGGCTGCGGTGGGGCACGGTCGACCTGGGGCAGGTGCAGGACCAGCGCGCCTACCTGGTGCGGATCACGACCCGGCAGGCACTCAACCGGCTGCGCACCATGAAGCGCCGCAAGGAGGCGTACGTCGGCCCCTGGTTGCCCGAACCACTGCTCACGGCACCGGACGTGGCCGAGAACGTCGAGCTCGCCGAGAGCGTGTCGATGGCGATGATGCTCGTCCTGGAGACGCTGTCGCCGACCGAACGCGCGGTCTTCGTGCTCCGCGAGGTCTTCGACGTCGGTTACGACGAGATCGCCGCCGCCGTCGACAAGAGTCCCGCGGCCGTTCGCCAGATCGCCCACCGCGCCCGCCGGCACGTCGATGCCCGACGCCCCCGCCAAGCCGTCTCCGCGGACAAGAGCCAGGCGGCCGTGCAGGCGTTCCAGCGTGCCCTCGAAACAGGCGAGTTGCAGGGCCTGCTCGATGTGCTCGCCCCGGAGGTCGTCCTGGTGAGCGACGGCGGCGGCGTCAAGAAGGCCGCGCTGCGGCCGATCACCGGCGCCGAGAAGGTGATCCGCTTCATCGCCGGTGGCTCGGCCAAGGCCGAGGCCACGCTGACCGGGGACGCCACCGAGGTCAACGGCCACCCGGCACTCGTCCTGCGTGTGAACGGCGAGATCGACGGCGTGATGGCGGTCCGGGTCGAGGACGGTCGGATCGCCGGTATCTACTACGTCCGCAACCCCGAGAAGCTGACCCGCATCGCGTCCCAAACCCCGCTCGTGGTGCGCTGA
- a CDS encoding nuclear transport factor 2 family protein, with protein sequence MTAATHEVFERYHACWEARDPDRIAELHTADSVFHLHSGQAPVRGRAAIREAAAGMFALVPDLAFTFVSLRTGEDFWVVQWKLTGTSVSGAAIDVDLADFVVVENGAVKEKHSYVDGVAMQAALASPEAAGAETH encoded by the coding sequence ATGACCGCTGCCACGCATGAGGTGTTCGAGCGCTACCACGCCTGTTGGGAAGCCCGCGATCCCGACCGCATCGCTGAACTCCACACCGCTGACTCGGTGTTCCATCTGCACTCGGGGCAGGCTCCGGTGCGAGGGCGGGCCGCCATCCGCGAGGCGGCGGCCGGAATGTTCGCACTCGTCCCGGACTTGGCCTTCACCTTCGTCTCGCTGCGCACCGGTGAGGACTTCTGGGTCGTCCAGTGGAAGCTGACCGGGACGTCGGTGTCCGGTGCCGCGATCGATGTCGATCTCGCGGACTTCGTCGTGGTCGAGAACGGCGCGGTGAAGGAGAAGCACTCCTACGTGGACGGGGTGGCGATGCAGGCCGCGCTGGCGTCCCCCGAAGCGGCGGGCGCGGAGACGCACTGA
- a CDS encoding alpha/beta fold hydrolase: MEQTIQKKLPVGGGSWVTVDVYGDPDVPGLVVVPGALSDAHEWRRVATALDAWPSVTVVNRRGRAPSGPLTSAYSLQTEVDDLGVILDERKGTQTLFGWSYGGLIALLAANGRSLHHVIAYEPVMRPFGSHALPDLKTAEETADWDATVEIVSRQVAGLDTAHVEALRADRQGWAALRHLSRPVHAETAALNATPPPDELARRADRVDLIIGQCNHGTAPYGTSFDDVRQRVPHARVHVLAGQGHMAHLQAPTELGHLLDGLAPAR, translated from the coding sequence ATGGAGCAAACGATTCAGAAGAAGCTGCCGGTCGGCGGCGGCAGTTGGGTCACGGTCGATGTGTACGGAGATCCGGATGTTCCGGGTCTCGTCGTCGTCCCGGGCGCGCTGAGCGACGCGCACGAGTGGCGTCGCGTCGCGACCGCCCTCGATGCCTGGCCGTCGGTGACGGTCGTCAACCGCCGGGGCCGGGCCCCCTCGGGGCCGTTGACCAGTGCCTATTCGCTACAGACGGAGGTCGACGACCTCGGCGTGATCCTCGACGAGCGCAAAGGCACGCAGACACTCTTCGGCTGGAGTTATGGCGGCTTGATCGCGTTACTGGCCGCCAACGGCCGTTCACTGCACCACGTGATCGCCTACGAGCCGGTGATGCGACCGTTCGGCAGTCATGCACTGCCGGATCTGAAGACCGCCGAGGAGACGGCGGACTGGGACGCCACCGTCGAGATCGTGAGCCGGCAGGTCGCCGGCCTCGATACGGCACATGTCGAGGCTCTGCGGGCCGACCGTCAAGGGTGGGCGGCCTTGCGGCACCTCAGCCGGCCGGTGCACGCCGAGACCGCCGCACTGAACGCGACGCCGCCACCGGATGAGCTGGCGCGACGGGCGGACCGTGTCGATCTGATCATCGGCCAGTGCAATCACGGCACGGCCCCCTACGGAACGTCGTTCGACGACGTGCGGCAGCGTGTCCCCCATGCCCGGGTCCACGTACTTGCCGGCCAGGGCCACATGGCCCACCTCCAGGCACCAACGGAGCTTGGCCATCTGCTCGACGGCCTCGCCCCCGCCCGATGA
- a CDS encoding TetR/AcrR family transcriptional regulator, translating to MHQRTRGRPRAFDRDRAILEAARLFWRRGYSGTSTRALTEALGLSTSSLYAAFGSKAGLFEEAVRTYAERYREIYQQAVAERDLRTVVERILIDSVHEFTRSSDVHPGCLLSSAAMTDRTSTLDTSAYYAELQGWNEQTLLARVERAIRDGEPELDEEVAAGVDAAALTGVVQSVVHGLSVQANLGTAREGLLATARLAHKLICRQLTSPAS from the coding sequence GTGCACCAGCGAACCCGTGGACGACCACGAGCCTTCGACCGCGACCGCGCGATCCTCGAAGCCGCCCGCCTCTTCTGGCGACGCGGCTACTCCGGGACGTCGACCCGGGCCCTGACCGAGGCCCTCGGACTCTCCACCTCCAGCCTCTACGCCGCCTTCGGCAGCAAGGCCGGGCTGTTCGAGGAGGCGGTGCGGACCTACGCCGAGCGCTACCGGGAGATCTACCAGCAGGCGGTCGCCGAGAGGGATCTCCGGACCGTCGTCGAACGCATCCTCATCGACTCGGTCCATGAGTTCACCCGGTCAAGTGACGTACATCCAGGCTGTCTTCTCAGCAGCGCCGCGATGACCGACCGTACGAGCACCCTCGACACCAGCGCCTACTACGCCGAACTGCAAGGCTGGAACGAGCAGACCCTCCTCGCACGCGTCGAGCGAGCGATCCGGGACGGCGAGCCGGAGCTGGACGAGGAGGTGGCCGCCGGGGTCGACGCGGCGGCCCTGACCGGGGTCGTCCAATCCGTCGTGCACGGATTGTCCGTGCAGGCCAACCTCGGCACGGCTCGCGAGGGCCTGCTCGCAACGGCACGGCTCGCCCACAAACTGATCTGCCGACAACTCACGTCACCGGCCTCCTGA